In Mus musculus strain C57BL/6J chromosome 1, GRCm38.p6 C57BL/6J, a single genomic region encodes these proteins:
- the AA986860 gene encoding specifically androgen-regulated gene protein, which produces MPKRELWPAGLCSEPVTHIGSCGDMMSTTSTRSGSSDSSYDFLSAEEKECLLFLEKTIGSLEAEADSGLSTDESEPATSPRSFRALPTATQQAPQGKPEATDIQQVPVPKRVAQPSCPPESHSLGLRAGSYSLPRNLHLGRSQNLRESATQANSPVSEASEVFLEEPEKGQTSQGAKAKTIQPPAPSQKGTLDLSTVLIPPPEAFQDIRPKESGEESPPKKPGEQTHTPQVHSLERSPHSQKKVEMSSETVSHKATEKGWTEGLQQPQQPPAQSSQPTKAEELSLPSGVKPSIQQTPLTASKARKLPPNIVLKSSRSSFHSHPQNWLSNHTEATDSGPVSSLQEQRKARREALEKLGLPQDQDDPSLLVNKHTSTLKVREAQPQTPSQARAPARPASPALVSGTASAAGKVSPKKAVAPMDSLSKGWIPTQETPPGKVAEAKSMPIPIPKTLKENSSRTQPKPDPRLTLQESSIPGLRQMNFKSNTLERSGVGLSSYLSAAEKKDPSCQTSTSLGKSPFLDKVSPSAFRNSRPRPASLGMGKDFAGIQGGKLVGLEQDQCSQQPSFKGQSYDKLPRPPCISVKISPKGIPDGHRREALKKLGLLKE; this is translated from the exons ATGCCCAAGAGGGAGCTTTGGCCAGCAGGGCTGTGCTCAGAACCTGTGACCCACATCGGCAGCTGTGGCGACATGATGAGCACCACCTCCACCCGCTCTGGATCT AGTGACAGCAGCTACGACTTCCTGTCTGCTGAAGAAAAGGAGTGTCTGCTCTTCCTGGAGAAAACCATTGGCTccctggaggctgaggctgaCAGTGGGCTCTCCACAGACGAGTCAGAGCCAGCCACCAGTCCTCGGAGTTTCCGAGCCCTACCCACCGCCACCCAACAGGCTCCCCAGG GAAAGCCAGAGGCCACAGACATTCAGCAGGTGCCAGTGCCAAAGAGAGTAGCCCAGCCCTCGTGTCCTCCTGAGTCTCACAGCCTGGGTCTCAGGGCTGGTTCCTACAGCCTTCCCAGAAACCTTCATCTTGGCCGAAGCCAGAACCTCAGGGAAAGCGCCACCCAGGCTAACAGCCCCGTCTCTGAAGCATCTGAGGTATTCttagaggagcctgagaaagggCAGACCAGCCAGGGTGCTAAGGCTAAGACCATCCAGCCACCAGCCCCATCCCAGAAGGGTACACTTGACCTGAGCACAGTTCTCATACCCCCGCCAGAAGCTTTCCAGGACATTAGACCAaaggaaagtggggaagagagcCCACCTAAAAAGCCAggagaacagacacacacaccgcAGGTCCACTCTCTGGAGAGAAGTCCACATTCCCAGAAGAAAGTGGAAATGTCTTCTGAAACCGTATCCCATAAAGCCACTGAGAAAGGCTGGACAGAGGGGCTGCAGCAACCACAGCAGCCTCCGGCCCAGTCATCCCAGCCCACGAAAGCTGAAGAACTTTCTCTACCTTCAGGGGTCAAGCCAAGCATCCAGCAGACTCCTCTCACAGCCTCAAAGGCCCGTAAGCTGCCACCTAATATAGTCCTGAAGAGCAGCAGAAGCAGTTTCCACAGCCATCCCCAGAACTGGCTGTCAAATCACACTGAAGCTACAGACTCGGGCCCTGTCTCTTCTTTGCAAGAACAAAGGAAAGCCCGCAGAGAGGCTCTGGAAAAGCTAGGGCTGCCCCAGGACCAAGATGATCCCAGTCTGCTTGTAAATAAGCATACCAGTACCCTCAAAGTCAGGGAGGCTCAGCCTCAGACCCCTTCCCAGGCCCGGGCTCCTGCTCGGCCAGCATCTCCAGCTCTGGTCTCGGGAACTGCTTCTGCGGCAGGGAAAGTGTCCCCGAAGAAGGCTGTCGCTCCTATGGACTCTCTCAGCAAGGGTTGGATTCCTACCCAGGAAACCCCTCCAGGAAAGGTTGCAGAGGCCAAGTCTATGCCCATTCCTATCCCTAAGACCTTAAAGGAAAACAGTTCCCGGACACAGCCCAAGCCTGACCCACGGCTGACCCTCCAGGAAAGTAGCATCCCTGGCCTGAGACAGATGAACTTCAAGTCCAATACTCTGGAGCGTTCAGGCGTAGGGCTGAGCAGCTATCTCTCAGCAGCTGAGAAAAAAGACCCCAGCTGCCAAACCAGCACATCTCTGGGAAAGAGCCCCTTCTTGGACAAGGTTTCACCCAGCGCCTTTCGTAATTCCCGGCCCCGGCCTGCCTCCTTGGGCATGGGAAAGGATTTTGCAGGAATCCAGGGAGGCAAGCTGGTTGGCCTGGAGCAGGACCAGTGCTCCCAGCAGCCATCCTTCAAAGGACAGAGTTATGACAAGCTTCCTCGACCCCCCTGTATCAGTGTCAAGATATCCCCAAAGGGCATTCCTGATGGGCACAGGAGGGAGGCTCTGAAGAAGCTGGGGCTGCTGAAGGAGTAG
- the AA986860 gene encoding specifically androgen-regulated gene protein isoform X1, translating into MSSETVSHKATEKGWTEGLQQPQQPPAQSSQPTKAEELSLPSGVKPSIQQTPLTASKARKLPPNIVLKSSRSSFHSHPQNWLSNHTEATDSGPVSSLQEQRKARREALEKLGLPQDQDDPSLLVNKHTSTLKVREAQPQTPSQARAPARPASPALVSGTASAAGKVSPKKAVAPMDSLSKGWIPTQETPPGKVAEAKSMPIPIPKTLKENSSRTQPKPDPRLTLQESSIPGLRQMNFKSNTLERSGVGLSSYLSAAEKKDPSCQTSTSLGKSPFLDKVSPSAFRNSRPRPASLGMGKDFAGIQGGKLVGLEQDQCSQQPSFKGQSYDKLPRPPCISVKISPKGIPDGHRREALKKLGLLKE; encoded by the coding sequence ATGTCTTCTGAAACCGTATCCCATAAAGCCACTGAGAAAGGCTGGACAGAGGGGCTGCAGCAACCACAGCAGCCTCCGGCCCAGTCATCCCAGCCCACGAAAGCTGAAGAACTTTCTCTACCTTCAGGGGTCAAGCCAAGCATCCAGCAGACTCCTCTCACAGCCTCAAAGGCCCGTAAGCTGCCACCTAATATAGTCCTGAAGAGCAGCAGAAGCAGTTTCCACAGCCATCCCCAGAACTGGCTGTCAAATCACACTGAAGCTACAGACTCGGGCCCTGTCTCTTCTTTGCAAGAACAAAGGAAAGCCCGCAGAGAGGCTCTGGAAAAGCTAGGGCTGCCCCAGGACCAAGATGATCCCAGTCTGCTTGTAAATAAGCATACCAGTACCCTCAAAGTCAGGGAGGCTCAGCCTCAGACCCCTTCCCAGGCCCGGGCTCCTGCTCGGCCAGCATCTCCAGCTCTGGTCTCGGGAACTGCTTCTGCGGCAGGGAAAGTGTCCCCGAAGAAGGCTGTCGCTCCTATGGACTCTCTCAGCAAGGGTTGGATTCCTACCCAGGAAACCCCTCCAGGAAAGGTTGCAGAGGCCAAGTCTATGCCCATTCCTATCCCTAAGACCTTAAAGGAAAACAGTTCCCGGACACAGCCCAAGCCTGACCCACGGCTGACCCTCCAGGAAAGTAGCATCCCTGGCCTGAGACAGATGAACTTCAAGTCCAATACTCTGGAGCGTTCAGGCGTAGGGCTGAGCAGCTATCTCTCAGCAGCTGAGAAAAAAGACCCCAGCTGCCAAACCAGCACATCTCTGGGAAAGAGCCCCTTCTTGGACAAGGTTTCACCCAGCGCCTTTCGTAATTCCCGGCCCCGGCCTGCCTCCTTGGGCATGGGAAAGGATTTTGCAGGAATCCAGGGAGGCAAGCTGGTTGGCCTGGAGCAGGACCAGTGCTCCCAGCAGCCATCCTTCAAAGGACAGAGTTATGACAAGCTTCCTCGACCCCCCTGTATCAGTGTCAAGATATCCCCAAAGGGCATTCCTGATGGGCACAGGAGGGAGGCTCTGAAGAAGCTGGGGCTGCTGAAGGAGTAG